The DNA window AACAAATGCTAGCAGGGGATAATAATATCCAACGGATAGATAGCTGCCATTTGCCATCGGGTACTGATACTTTTACCCTACGTTTTAGCCTTAAATTTCTGGCCAATGCCAATGCGCCAGAGAGCTGTAATATTCCAGAGTTTAGAAATGATCTAGAGGAAATTGCTGCACTTTATCAAGAAAAAGGAGGATTTAGCGTCCTTGCCGAGCGTTATTTTGCTAACTTAATCAATGGTAAATTTCTCTGGCGTAATCGCTACGGTGCTCAGCGTACTATTATGTTAAGTGCTCCTTTCCATAAAGATTTAAAAGAAGCTAGTTTTGATATTATTGATCAACCTCATTTACCTGAAGATAAAATAGCTGAATTCCAACCTTGGATTCATCATATTGCCGATGCTTTCAGTGGTAAAATTCCATTTTTTATCTTGGATGTTACTGCTAAAATTACCATAGGCGATGGTCAAGAAGTTTACCCCAGCCAAGAGTTTGTGGATAAAGGATCTCAAGGGGGAAAGGGGGGGAAATCAAAAACCCTATTTTCAGTCAAGGTTAATGGGCAACAAGTCGCTGCTATGCACAGCCAAAAAATTGGTAATGCCATTCGCACCATTGATAACTGGTATCCAGATGCCCATGCCAATCATCTTTTAGCCGTAGATCCTTTCACAGTAGACAAACGTAAAGCCACCACAGTACGTTTACCAGATAAGGAAAAGTCAGATTTTTACAGCCTGCTTAAAAATCCTGAAGAACTGAAAAAACAACTTCAAGACACCACAAACGCCAAAAATCTCAATGGCAACATTCACTATTTTATGGCAGTACTTATTCGAGGTGGAGTCTTTAGTGGTGAAAGTAAGAAAGAGAAAAAATAGGAGCATTTCGCTATGTTTTCAGAATACATTGAAATTCATGCCCAAGGAATAGCCGAAGACACTCACTTTATCTTAGGCAAACTATTTACTCGGATTCATGGCATTTTAAAATCCCACTCTCTAAACATTGCTTTAGGATTTCCAGATCTAAAAGAATACTCGCCGGGCAAACTCATCCGTTGTTTTGGTGTTACTAAAGATTTAGCTCAGTTAGAGCAAAACGATGGGCTACTTCAGCTTGAAAAGAGAAATATGATTTTAATTAACCCCATTGCCAGTGTACCCAAAAATCATGACAAAATAGCCTATCGGCGACTACGAGATCCAGAAAAAACAACCCATAGCTTTAAAAAACGACTGAGTCTTCGCAATGGGAAAAGAGGGATCCTACCCCACTTATCTCCCATTGATTTAAAAAACAACATCAATGACGTTGAAGAAAAGGAGAAGATAAAACGACCACCTTATTTAATTTTAGAGCGTAATGGGCAAAAGCTACCCATCCATATTGGTACAGAAAGACTAAAGCTTGATTTAGATCTTTGCCAATTTAATACCTATGGATTTGCAAAAAAGATGAAGGAATGCTACGCAGCAGTTCCTTCCTTTTAAACTTTCCTATTTTAAGGAATTTATTTTTTGTAATAAAAACAATAAACTAAATAATTAGTAAAAAAAGGAAGGTTTTTTATTGAAATTTAAGTATGCTGATCCTACTTTTAAAGCGAATTCTCAGATAAAACGTGGGGTTATGTTTGACTAGCTTTACAGGATCTTTAACAATTTTTACTGTTCACCGCCGGATAGGCGGTTTAGAAAAATGGATAAATAATCTTAAGTGGGATGGGGTGGTTCACCGCCGGATAGGCGGTTTAGAAATTGTATCCTAGTTCTTCAATGAAATCAAAGAGGTTCACCGCCGGATAGGCGGTTTAGAAATTCGCTGTAGTAAAGACTGTAGCATGAAACAAGTTCACCGCCGGATAGGCGGTTTAGAAAAGGGCATACATTTAGCACTCTGTGACTGATAAGTTCACCGCCGGATAGGCGGTTTAGAAATCAAAGATACAAGAGCACAGTAGAAAAATCTAGTTCACCGCCGGATAGGCGGTTTAGAAATATTTCGCTAAGTGCTTGATAACCCTAGAATTGTTCACCGCCGAATAGGCGGTTTAGAAAATACATAAAGGTCGTAGGGGTTTGAAATTTCACGTTCACCGCCGGATAGGCGGTTTAGAAATATAGCAAGTAGTATAGTGCTAACTTAACCCTGTTCACCGCCGGATAGGCGGTTTAGAAACCTCGTGAGGTGTAGGATCAGGGCATAACATAGTTCACCGCCGGATAGGCGGTTTAGAAATTCAAGCTGTACACAAGTAGAACCGATTACCCGTTCACCGCCGGATAGGCGGTTTAGAAATTCAAGCTGTACACAAGTAGAACCGATTACCCGTTCACCGCCGGATAGGCGGTTTAGAAATCCTCATCTCGGTGTCAAATTCGTTCTGCAAAGTTCACCGCCGGATAGGCGGTTTAGAAATTCAGAAACGTATCTGCTTGCTCGAGTTTCCCGTTCACCGCCGGATAGGCGGTTTAGAAATTATTAGGAGAATAAAAACGAATGACTAACACGTTCACCGCCGGATAGGCGGTTTAGAAAACGGATGCAGATAGAGTAATCGGCATCGCTGAGTTCACCGCCGGATAGGCGGTTTAGAAATAACACGCTGCACAGTAGAGCAACCATGATCGGTTCACCGCCGGATAGGCGGTTTAGAAAATTAACTTTGAAGCAGCAACGAGTTGTATCTGGTTCACCGCCGGATAGGCGGTTTAGAAATAGTGAATACGAACAAGCGACTTGGACACCTAGTTCACCGCCGGATAGGCAGCTTAAATTTATCTATTTTTATATATTTCTTTACGGTGACCTATACGAAGGATTAAGATTTGTATCTCTTGATCTTGTATATTACAAATTATTCTGTGGTTGCCTACTCGATATTTCCAAAAATTTCCCAACTTTGATCCTTTAAGTATTTGACCGATACTACGGGGGTTATCTAGTAAAGTAAGTCTTTTCCGTAAAAAAGATATGATTCTTTTAACTGCGATTCGATCAAGATCGGCTAGTTCTCTTATTGCTTTATCACTAATTTTAATTTTCCAAGTCAATGTTTTTTTCTAAATCCTCTAAACTCTGCCACTGACCATGTCCTGCTCGTATCTCTGCTAATCTTTGCTCTGCTAAGTGCAGATCCTCTAAGCTATCTAAATACTCTGTGATTGCTTCACGGATATAATAATCTTCAGTGTGCCCCGTTGTCTTAGCAAGCACTGCTAATCGGGTTTCAATATTCTTAGGTAATTCAATTTTAATCATTATTTAATCTCTCGTAAGTATCTTGTTACTCTAATAAATTTCCCATTATAAAAAAACGTAAAGATAAATTACAGCTCAATCCTATTTACTGCCGAACAAAAAGTTCGGAGAATCTTATGAAAGATATTTAACCTAAATACTTGTATAATCACTGGTTAATTACTTAATTAAAAAAATAAATATATAGAGCACTGTAATGAAAAAACTGTTTTTTATACCTATCCTCTTCATTCATATTCAAGCAAAAGCATGGGTTGATAATCTTGCTAATGATTCTTTGGAAGGTTATCCCATCTATTCTATAGGGGTAATCAGTGAAGATGGGGATGAGGAGCTTATTTTTGATTGTAGTAAAAATGGGGTAGAGAGCACTTTATTGCTTAATGAAAAGATTACCGTAATTTATACAAGCTATCTTGCCTATGATGCTTATGCAGGGTTTTATGATGGAAAGAAGCCTGAATTATATCGAGATATTGTCTATAAAATTGATAATAATCGTGTAGAGCGATCAGGAAGTAATATAGTTCGCCACGATATAGGGTTATTAAAATTACGTGGGACTATGGATAGATATTCTCCTTGGGACATCCTCCGTCAAATGAAAGATAAGTCAGAAATCACCATGCAGGTAGAGGGACTAACTATGGACTTTGATATTAGTGGGGTCAGCGAATATTATCCTAAATTTAAAGAATACTGCAATTTCTAAAATAGAAATGATATTAATTTGATTAAGTAGATCGTAGAGAATCTACGATATTCATCCGTGCTGCACGGACTGCAGGTAAAAATCCACCGATCAATCCCATAAATAAAGAGAAAATAATGGCTTGTCCCATAATTTTCTCTGTCAAAATAAAGCTAAAGGCAAGTTCTGAGAAGGTTTGCCAATTCATGGTGGAAATGGTGAAGAATTGCATAAATGAAGCTATAAGTAAACCTATTGAACCACCAATTAGGCTTAAAGCAAGGGATTCTAGAAGAAAAGCAGATAAAATACTGCTTCTTGGAAAACCAAGAGCACGAAGAGTGCCAATCTCTGTGGTACGGTTTGCCACAGATGCGTACATGGTAATCATAGCACCAATCATGGCACCGATAGAGAAAATAATACTTAAAGATACTCCTAAGACTTTCAGAAATCGTGACATCATTTCTGATTGTTCAGCATAAAAAGTAATTTCTCGCTTTGCTAGAATGGTCAACCGTTGGTCGCTTTCTAAAAGGGTTTTGGTTTGCTCAAAAGCACTAGGATCGGCTAATTTAAAAATTATAGAAGAATAAGCATTACGGCGAAAGGCTTGCATCAGTTGATTGACATCTCCCCATACTTCAGAGCTAAATCCTGTTTTTCCTCCATCAAAAATACCCACAATGGTCCATTTATTCATACCGAGATGAATTTGATCCCCCACATGAGTACGGCTAAAACTCTCTGCTAGCTTATTGCCTACAATGACTTCACTTGCTCCGGGGCGAAACATTCTTCCTTCAATAAGATGAACTTGGGGGCGCAGTGCTAATCCCGTACTAGAAATTCCCCGAACGGTCACATTAGAGGGTTTGCTAGTCATTTTTTTAGGGAGCACAATCAGTACAATGAGCTCTTTTGAAATGAGCCTTTCTCCTTGAGAGTTATAAGCTATTTTAGGTAAGCTAGTAATGATTCCTGTTTGCTCTCGATCAATAGTACTTTGTACTTCGGTTTCTGCTG is part of the Candidatus Nitrosacidococcus sp. I8 genome and encodes:
- the csy3 gene encoding type I-F CRISPR-associated protein Csy3 produces the protein MPSVEIPSLLNYTRSIVPSEGTFWINPNDPLTIQEKTVLGTIANYSGVYKGNKQQDEEAINKQMLAGDNNIQRIDSCHLPSGTDTFTLRFSLKFLANANAPESCNIPEFRNDLEEIAALYQEKGGFSVLAERYFANLINGKFLWRNRYGAQRTIMLSAPFHKDLKEASFDIIDQPHLPEDKIAEFQPWIHHIADAFSGKIPFFILDVTAKITIGDGQEVYPSQEFVDKGSQGGKGGKSKTLFSVKVNGQQVAAMHSQKIGNAIRTIDNWYPDAHANHLLAVDPFTVDKRKATTVRLPDKEKSDFYSLLKNPEELKKQLQDTTNAKNLNGNIHYFMAVLIRGGVFSGESKKEKK
- a CDS encoding type I-F CRISPR-associated endoribonuclease Cas6/Csy4, producing MFSEYIEIHAQGIAEDTHFILGKLFTRIHGILKSHSLNIALGFPDLKEYSPGKLIRCFGVTKDLAQLEQNDGLLQLEKRNMILINPIASVPKNHDKIAYRRLRDPEKTTHSFKKRLSLRNGKRGILPHLSPIDLKNNINDVEEKEKIKRPPYLILERNGQKLPIHIGTERLKLDLDLCQFNTYGFAKKMKECYAAVPSF
- a CDS encoding CopG family transcriptional regulator, with translation MIKIELPKNIETRLAVLAKTTGHTEDYYIREAITEYLDSLEDLHLAEQRLAEIRAGHGQWQSLEDLEKNIDLEN
- a CDS encoding ABC transporter permease, which codes for MKIPFIYIIRNLWTRKLTALLTAIGMSLVVFVFATVLMLSAGLKETLVATGSPDNMIVLRHAAETEVQSTIDREQTGIITSLPKIAYNSQGERLISKELIVLIVLPKKMTSKPSNVTVRGISSTGLALRPQVHLIEGRMFRPGASEVIVGNKLAESFSRTHVGDQIHLGMNKWTIVGIFDGGKTGFSSEVWGDVNQLMQAFRRNAYSSIIFKLADPSAFEQTKTLLESDQRLTILAKREITFYAEQSEMMSRFLKVLGVSLSIIFSIGAMIGAMITMYASVANRTTEIGTLRALGFPRSSILSAFLLESLALSLIGGSIGLLIASFMQFFTISTMNWQTFSELAFSFILTEKIMGQAIIFSLFMGLIGGFLPAVRAARMNIVDSLRST